In a single window of the Oryctolagus cuniculus chromosome 2, mOryCun1.1, whole genome shotgun sequence genome:
- the TIA1 gene encoding cytotoxic granule associated RNA binding protein TIA1 isoform X11 — protein sequence MIMDTAGNDPYCFVEFHEHRHAAAALAAMNGRKIMGKEVKVNWATTPSSQKKDTSNHFHVFVGDLSPEITTEDIKAAFAPFGRISDARVVKDMATGKSKGYGFVSFFNKWDAENAIQQMGGQWLGGRQIRTNWATRKPPAPKSTYESNTKQLSYDEVVNQSSPSNCTVYCGGVTSGLTEQLMRQTFSPFGQIMEIRVFPDKGYSFVRFNSHESAAHAIVSVNGTTIEGHVVKCYWGKETLDMINPVQQQNQIGYPQAYGQWGQWYGNAQQIGQYMPNGWQVPAYGMYGQAWNQQGFNQTQSSAPWMGPNYGVQPPPGQNGSMLPSQPAGYRVAGYETQ from the exons ATGATTATGGAT ACAGCTGGGAACGATCCCTATTGTTTTGTGGAGTTCCATGAGCATCGGCACGCAGCTGCTGCACTAGCTGCTATGAATGGGCGGAAGATAATGGGTAAG gaAGTCAAAGTGAATTGGGCAACAACCCCCAGCAGTCAAAAGAAGGATACAAGCA ATCATTTCCATGTCTTTGTTGGTGATCTCAGTCCAGAAATTACAACTGAAGATATAAAAGCTGCTTTTGCCCCATTTGGAAGAATATC GGACGCCCGAGTGGTAAAGGACATGGCTACAGGAAAATCGAAGGGATATGGCTTTGTCTCCTTTTTCAACAAATGG GATGCTGAAAACGCCATTCAGCAGATGGGTGGCCAGTGGCTTGGTGGAAGACAAATCAGAACTAACTGGGCAACCCGAAAGCCTCCAGCTCCAAAGAGTACATATGAGT cAAACACCAAACAGTTATCATATGATGAGGTTGTAAACCAGTCTAGTCCAAGCAATTGTACTGTGTACTGCGGAGGTGTTACTTCGGGGCTAACAG AACAACTAATGCGTCAAACTTTTTCACCATTTGGACAAATAATGGAAATTCGAGTCTTTCCAGATAAAGGATATTCATTTGTTCG GTTCAACTCCCATGAAAGTGCGGCACATGCAATTGTTTCTGTTAATGGAACCACCATTGAAGGCCATGTCGTGAAATGCTACTGGGGCAAAGAAACTCTTGACATGATCAATCCTGTGCAACAG CAGAATCAAATTGGATATCCACAAGCTTATGGCCAGTGGGGCCAGTGGTATGGAAATGCACAACAGATTGGCCAGTACATGCCTAACGGCTGGCAAGTACCTGCATATGGAATGTACGGCCAGGCCTGGAACCAGCAGGGGTTTAA CCAGACGCAGTCTTCCGCACCGTGGATGGGACCAAACTACGGCGTGCAGCCGCCTCCTGGCCAGAACGGCAGCATGTTACCCAGCCAGCCTGCGGGCTACCGAGTGGCCGGGTATGAAACCCAGTGA
- the TIA1 gene encoding cytotoxic granule associated RNA binding protein TIA1 isoform X9 has product MIMDTAGNDPYCFVEFHEHRHAAAALAAMNGRKIMGKEVKVNWATTPSSQKKDTSSSTVVSTQRSQDHFHVFVGDLSPEITTEDIKAAFAPFGRISDARVVKDMATGKSKGYGFVSFFNKWDAENAIQQMGGQWLGGRQIRTNWATRKPPAPKSTYESNTKQLSYDEVVNQSSPSNCTVYCGGVTSGLTEQLMRQTFSPFGQIMEIRVFPDKGYSFVRFNSHESAAHAIVSVNGTTIEGHVVKCYWGKETLDMINPVQQQNQIGYPQAYGQWGQWYGNAQQIGQYMPNGWQVPAYGMYGQAWNQQGFKRSLPHRGWDQTTACSRLLARTAACYPASLRATEWPGMKPSENGLQKLKPVA; this is encoded by the exons ATGATTATGGAT ACAGCTGGGAACGATCCCTATTGTTTTGTGGAGTTCCATGAGCATCGGCACGCAGCTGCTGCACTAGCTGCTATGAATGGGCGGAAGATAATGGGTAAG gaAGTCAAAGTGAATTGGGCAACAACCCCCAGCAGTCAAAAGAAGGATACAAGCA GTAGTACCGTTGTCAGCACACAGCGTTCACAAG ATCATTTCCATGTCTTTGTTGGTGATCTCAGTCCAGAAATTACAACTGAAGATATAAAAGCTGCTTTTGCCCCATTTGGAAGAATATC GGACGCCCGAGTGGTAAAGGACATGGCTACAGGAAAATCGAAGGGATATGGCTTTGTCTCCTTTTTCAACAAATGG GATGCTGAAAACGCCATTCAGCAGATGGGTGGCCAGTGGCTTGGTGGAAGACAAATCAGAACTAACTGGGCAACCCGAAAGCCTCCAGCTCCAAAGAGTACATATGAGT cAAACACCAAACAGTTATCATATGATGAGGTTGTAAACCAGTCTAGTCCAAGCAATTGTACTGTGTACTGCGGAGGTGTTACTTCGGGGCTAACAG AACAACTAATGCGTCAAACTTTTTCACCATTTGGACAAATAATGGAAATTCGAGTCTTTCCAGATAAAGGATATTCATTTGTTCG GTTCAACTCCCATGAAAGTGCGGCACATGCAATTGTTTCTGTTAATGGAACCACCATTGAAGGCCATGTCGTGAAATGCTACTGGGGCAAAGAAACTCTTGACATGATCAATCCTGTGCAACAG CAGAATCAAATTGGATATCCACAAGCTTATGGCCAGTGGGGCCAGTGGTATGGAAATGCACAACAGATTGGCCAGTACATGCCTAACGGCTGGCAAGTACCTGCATATGGAATGTACGGCCAGGCCTGGAACCAGCAGGGGTTTAA ACGCAGTCTTCCGCACCGTGGATGGGACCAAACTACGGCGTGCAGCCGCCTCCTGGCCAGAACGGCAGCATGTTACCCAGCCAGCCTGCGGGCTACCGAGTGGCCGGGTATGAAACCCAGTGAAAACGGACTCCAGAAGCTAAAGCCAGTGGCTTGA
- the TIA1 gene encoding cytotoxic granule associated RNA binding protein TIA1 isoform X12: protein MNGRKIMGKEVKVNWATTPSSQKKDTSSSTVVSTQRSQDHFHVFVGDLSPEITTEDIKAAFAPFGRISDARVVKDMATGKSKGYGFVSFFNKWDAENAIQQMGGQWLGGRQIRTNWATRKPPAPKSTYESNTKQLSYDEVVNQSSPSNCTVYCGGVTSGLTEQLMRQTFSPFGQIMEIRVFPDKGYSFVRFNSHESAAHAIVSVNGTTIEGHVVKCYWGKETLDMINPVQQQNQIGYPQAYGQWGQWYGNAQQIGQYMPNGWQVPAYGMYGQAWNQQGFKRSLPHRGWDQTTACSRLLARTAACYPASLRATEWPGMKPSENGLQKLKPVA from the exons ATGAATGGGCGGAAGATAATGGGTAAG gaAGTCAAAGTGAATTGGGCAACAACCCCCAGCAGTCAAAAGAAGGATACAAGCA GTAGTACCGTTGTCAGCACACAGCGTTCACAAG ATCATTTCCATGTCTTTGTTGGTGATCTCAGTCCAGAAATTACAACTGAAGATATAAAAGCTGCTTTTGCCCCATTTGGAAGAATATC GGACGCCCGAGTGGTAAAGGACATGGCTACAGGAAAATCGAAGGGATATGGCTTTGTCTCCTTTTTCAACAAATGG GATGCTGAAAACGCCATTCAGCAGATGGGTGGCCAGTGGCTTGGTGGAAGACAAATCAGAACTAACTGGGCAACCCGAAAGCCTCCAGCTCCAAAGAGTACATATGAGT cAAACACCAAACAGTTATCATATGATGAGGTTGTAAACCAGTCTAGTCCAAGCAATTGTACTGTGTACTGCGGAGGTGTTACTTCGGGGCTAACAG AACAACTAATGCGTCAAACTTTTTCACCATTTGGACAAATAATGGAAATTCGAGTCTTTCCAGATAAAGGATATTCATTTGTTCG GTTCAACTCCCATGAAAGTGCGGCACATGCAATTGTTTCTGTTAATGGAACCACCATTGAAGGCCATGTCGTGAAATGCTACTGGGGCAAAGAAACTCTTGACATGATCAATCCTGTGCAACAG CAGAATCAAATTGGATATCCACAAGCTTATGGCCAGTGGGGCCAGTGGTATGGAAATGCACAACAGATTGGCCAGTACATGCCTAACGGCTGGCAAGTACCTGCATATGGAATGTACGGCCAGGCCTGGAACCAGCAGGGGTTTAA ACGCAGTCTTCCGCACCGTGGATGGGACCAAACTACGGCGTGCAGCCGCCTCCTGGCCAGAACGGCAGCATGTTACCCAGCCAGCCTGCGGGCTACCGAGTGGCCGGGTATGAAACCCAGTGAAAACGGACTCCAGAAGCTAAAGCCAGTGGCTTGA
- the TIA1 gene encoding cytotoxic granule associated RNA binding protein TIA1 isoform X14: MNGRKIMGKEVKVNWATTPSSQKKDTSNHFHVFVGDLSPEITTEDIKAAFAPFGRISDARVVKDMATGKSKGYGFVSFFNKWDAENAIQQMGGQWLGGRQIRTNWATRKPPAPKSTYESNTKQLSYDEVVNQSSPSNCTVYCGGVTSGLTEQLMRQTFSPFGQIMEIRVFPDKGYSFVRFNSHESAAHAIVSVNGTTIEGHVVKCYWGKETLDMINPVQQQNQIGYPQAYGQWGQWYGNAQQIGQYMPNGWQVPAYGMYGQAWNQQGFNQTQSSAPWMGPNYGVQPPPGQNGSMLPSQPAGYRVAGYETQ, translated from the exons ATGAATGGGCGGAAGATAATGGGTAAG gaAGTCAAAGTGAATTGGGCAACAACCCCCAGCAGTCAAAAGAAGGATACAAGCA ATCATTTCCATGTCTTTGTTGGTGATCTCAGTCCAGAAATTACAACTGAAGATATAAAAGCTGCTTTTGCCCCATTTGGAAGAATATC GGACGCCCGAGTGGTAAAGGACATGGCTACAGGAAAATCGAAGGGATATGGCTTTGTCTCCTTTTTCAACAAATGG GATGCTGAAAACGCCATTCAGCAGATGGGTGGCCAGTGGCTTGGTGGAAGACAAATCAGAACTAACTGGGCAACCCGAAAGCCTCCAGCTCCAAAGAGTACATATGAGT cAAACACCAAACAGTTATCATATGATGAGGTTGTAAACCAGTCTAGTCCAAGCAATTGTACTGTGTACTGCGGAGGTGTTACTTCGGGGCTAACAG AACAACTAATGCGTCAAACTTTTTCACCATTTGGACAAATAATGGAAATTCGAGTCTTTCCAGATAAAGGATATTCATTTGTTCG GTTCAACTCCCATGAAAGTGCGGCACATGCAATTGTTTCTGTTAATGGAACCACCATTGAAGGCCATGTCGTGAAATGCTACTGGGGCAAAGAAACTCTTGACATGATCAATCCTGTGCAACAG CAGAATCAAATTGGATATCCACAAGCTTATGGCCAGTGGGGCCAGTGGTATGGAAATGCACAACAGATTGGCCAGTACATGCCTAACGGCTGGCAAGTACCTGCATATGGAATGTACGGCCAGGCCTGGAACCAGCAGGGGTTTAA CCAGACGCAGTCTTCCGCACCGTGGATGGGACCAAACTACGGCGTGCAGCCGCCTCCTGGCCAGAACGGCAGCATGTTACCCAGCCAGCCTGCGGGCTACCGAGTGGCCGGGTATGAAACCCAGTGA
- the TIA1 gene encoding cytotoxic granule associated RNA binding protein TIA1 isoform X13, translating into MNGRKIMGKEVKVNWATTPSSQKKDTSSSTVVSTQRSQDHFHVFVGDLSPEITTEDIKAAFAPFGRISDARVVKDMATGKSKGYGFVSFFNKWDAENAIQQMGGQWLGGRQIRTNWATRKPPAPKSTYESNTKQLSYDEVVNQSSPSNCTVYCGGVTSGLTEQLMRQTFSPFGQIMEIRVFPDKGYSFVRFNSHESAAHAIVSVNGTTIEGHVVKCYWGKETLDMINPVQQQNQIGYPQAYGQWGQWYGNAQQIGQYMPNGWQVPAYGMYGQAWNQQGFNQTQSSAPWMGPNYGVQPPPGQNGSMLPSQPAGYRVAGYETQ; encoded by the exons ATGAATGGGCGGAAGATAATGGGTAAG gaAGTCAAAGTGAATTGGGCAACAACCCCCAGCAGTCAAAAGAAGGATACAAGCA GTAGTACCGTTGTCAGCACACAGCGTTCACAAG ATCATTTCCATGTCTTTGTTGGTGATCTCAGTCCAGAAATTACAACTGAAGATATAAAAGCTGCTTTTGCCCCATTTGGAAGAATATC GGACGCCCGAGTGGTAAAGGACATGGCTACAGGAAAATCGAAGGGATATGGCTTTGTCTCCTTTTTCAACAAATGG GATGCTGAAAACGCCATTCAGCAGATGGGTGGCCAGTGGCTTGGTGGAAGACAAATCAGAACTAACTGGGCAACCCGAAAGCCTCCAGCTCCAAAGAGTACATATGAGT cAAACACCAAACAGTTATCATATGATGAGGTTGTAAACCAGTCTAGTCCAAGCAATTGTACTGTGTACTGCGGAGGTGTTACTTCGGGGCTAACAG AACAACTAATGCGTCAAACTTTTTCACCATTTGGACAAATAATGGAAATTCGAGTCTTTCCAGATAAAGGATATTCATTTGTTCG GTTCAACTCCCATGAAAGTGCGGCACATGCAATTGTTTCTGTTAATGGAACCACCATTGAAGGCCATGTCGTGAAATGCTACTGGGGCAAAGAAACTCTTGACATGATCAATCCTGTGCAACAG CAGAATCAAATTGGATATCCACAAGCTTATGGCCAGTGGGGCCAGTGGTATGGAAATGCACAACAGATTGGCCAGTACATGCCTAACGGCTGGCAAGTACCTGCATATGGAATGTACGGCCAGGCCTGGAACCAGCAGGGGTTTAA CCAGACGCAGTCTTCCGCACCGTGGATGGGACCAAACTACGGCGTGCAGCCGCCTCCTGGCCAGAACGGCAGCATGTTACCCAGCCAGCCTGCGGGCTACCGAGTGGCCGGGTATGAAACCCAGTGA
- the TIA1 gene encoding cytotoxic granule associated RNA binding protein TIA1 isoform X15, producing the protein MNGRKIMGKEVKVNWATTPSSQKKDTSNHFHVFVGDLSPEITTEDIKAAFAPFGRISDARVVKDMATGKSKGYGFVSFFNKWDAENAIQQMGGQWLGGRQIRTNWATRKPPAPKSTYESNTKQLSYDEVVNQSSPSNCTVYCGGVTSGLTEQLMRQTFSPFGQIMEIRVFPDKGYSFVRFNSHESAAHAIVSVNGTTIEGHVVKCYWGKETLDMINPVQQNQIGYPQAYGQWGQWYGNAQQIGQYMPNGWQVPAYGMYGQAWNQQGFNQTQSSAPWMGPNYGVQPPPGQNGSMLPSQPAGYRVAGYETQ; encoded by the exons ATGAATGGGCGGAAGATAATGGGTAAG gaAGTCAAAGTGAATTGGGCAACAACCCCCAGCAGTCAAAAGAAGGATACAAGCA ATCATTTCCATGTCTTTGTTGGTGATCTCAGTCCAGAAATTACAACTGAAGATATAAAAGCTGCTTTTGCCCCATTTGGAAGAATATC GGACGCCCGAGTGGTAAAGGACATGGCTACAGGAAAATCGAAGGGATATGGCTTTGTCTCCTTTTTCAACAAATGG GATGCTGAAAACGCCATTCAGCAGATGGGTGGCCAGTGGCTTGGTGGAAGACAAATCAGAACTAACTGGGCAACCCGAAAGCCTCCAGCTCCAAAGAGTACATATGAGT cAAACACCAAACAGTTATCATATGATGAGGTTGTAAACCAGTCTAGTCCAAGCAATTGTACTGTGTACTGCGGAGGTGTTACTTCGGGGCTAACAG AACAACTAATGCGTCAAACTTTTTCACCATTTGGACAAATAATGGAAATTCGAGTCTTTCCAGATAAAGGATATTCATTTGTTCG GTTCAACTCCCATGAAAGTGCGGCACATGCAATTGTTTCTGTTAATGGAACCACCATTGAAGGCCATGTCGTGAAATGCTACTGGGGCAAAGAAACTCTTGACATGATCAATCCTGTGCAACAG AATCAAATTGGATATCCACAAGCTTATGGCCAGTGGGGCCAGTGGTATGGAAATGCACAACAGATTGGCCAGTACATGCCTAACGGCTGGCAAGTACCTGCATATGGAATGTACGGCCAGGCCTGGAACCAGCAGGGGTTTAA CCAGACGCAGTCTTCCGCACCGTGGATGGGACCAAACTACGGCGTGCAGCCGCCTCCTGGCCAGAACGGCAGCATGTTACCCAGCCAGCCTGCGGGCTACCGAGTGGCCGGGTATGAAACCCAGTGA
- the TIA1 gene encoding cytotoxic granule associated RNA binding protein TIA1 isoform X17 — protein MQDHFHVFVGDLSPEITTEDIKAAFAPFGRISDARVVKDMATGKSKGYGFVSFFNKWDAENAIQQMGGQWLGGRQIRTNWATRKPPAPKSTYESNTKQLSYDEVVNQSSPSNCTVYCGGVTSGLTEQLMRQTFSPFGQIMEIRVFPDKGYSFVRFNSHESAAHAIVSVNGTTIEGHVVKCYWGKETLDMINPVQQNQIGYPQAYGQWGQWYGNAQQIGQYMPNGWQVPAYGMYGQAWNQQGFNQTQSSAPWMGPNYGVQPPPGQNGSMLPSQPAGYRVAGYETQ, from the exons ATGCAAG ATCATTTCCATGTCTTTGTTGGTGATCTCAGTCCAGAAATTACAACTGAAGATATAAAAGCTGCTTTTGCCCCATTTGGAAGAATATC GGACGCCCGAGTGGTAAAGGACATGGCTACAGGAAAATCGAAGGGATATGGCTTTGTCTCCTTTTTCAACAAATGG GATGCTGAAAACGCCATTCAGCAGATGGGTGGCCAGTGGCTTGGTGGAAGACAAATCAGAACTAACTGGGCAACCCGAAAGCCTCCAGCTCCAAAGAGTACATATGAGT cAAACACCAAACAGTTATCATATGATGAGGTTGTAAACCAGTCTAGTCCAAGCAATTGTACTGTGTACTGCGGAGGTGTTACTTCGGGGCTAACAG AACAACTAATGCGTCAAACTTTTTCACCATTTGGACAAATAATGGAAATTCGAGTCTTTCCAGATAAAGGATATTCATTTGTTCG GTTCAACTCCCATGAAAGTGCGGCACATGCAATTGTTTCTGTTAATGGAACCACCATTGAAGGCCATGTCGTGAAATGCTACTGGGGCAAAGAAACTCTTGACATGATCAATCCTGTGCAACAG AATCAAATTGGATATCCACAAGCTTATGGCCAGTGGGGCCAGTGGTATGGAAATGCACAACAGATTGGCCAGTACATGCCTAACGGCTGGCAAGTACCTGCATATGGAATGTACGGCCAGGCCTGGAACCAGCAGGGGTTTAA CCAGACGCAGTCTTCCGCACCGTGGATGGGACCAAACTACGGCGTGCAGCCGCCTCCTGGCCAGAACGGCAGCATGTTACCCAGCCAGCCTGCGGGCTACCGAGTGGCCGGGTATGAAACCCAGTGA
- the TIA1 gene encoding cytotoxic granule associated RNA binding protein TIA1 isoform X16: MQDHFHVFVGDLSPEITTEDIKAAFAPFGRISDARVVKDMATGKSKGYGFVSFFNKWDAENAIQQMGGQWLGGRQIRTNWATRKPPAPKSTYESNTKQLSYDEVVNQSSPSNCTVYCGGVTSGLTEQLMRQTFSPFGQIMEIRVFPDKGYSFVRFNSHESAAHAIVSVNGTTIEGHVVKCYWGKETLDMINPVQQQNQIGYPQAYGQWGQWYGNAQQIGQYMPNGWQVPAYGMYGQAWNQQGFNQTQSSAPWMGPNYGVQPPPGQNGSMLPSQPAGYRVAGYETQ, encoded by the exons ATGCAAG ATCATTTCCATGTCTTTGTTGGTGATCTCAGTCCAGAAATTACAACTGAAGATATAAAAGCTGCTTTTGCCCCATTTGGAAGAATATC GGACGCCCGAGTGGTAAAGGACATGGCTACAGGAAAATCGAAGGGATATGGCTTTGTCTCCTTTTTCAACAAATGG GATGCTGAAAACGCCATTCAGCAGATGGGTGGCCAGTGGCTTGGTGGAAGACAAATCAGAACTAACTGGGCAACCCGAAAGCCTCCAGCTCCAAAGAGTACATATGAGT cAAACACCAAACAGTTATCATATGATGAGGTTGTAAACCAGTCTAGTCCAAGCAATTGTACTGTGTACTGCGGAGGTGTTACTTCGGGGCTAACAG AACAACTAATGCGTCAAACTTTTTCACCATTTGGACAAATAATGGAAATTCGAGTCTTTCCAGATAAAGGATATTCATTTGTTCG GTTCAACTCCCATGAAAGTGCGGCACATGCAATTGTTTCTGTTAATGGAACCACCATTGAAGGCCATGTCGTGAAATGCTACTGGGGCAAAGAAACTCTTGACATGATCAATCCTGTGCAACAG CAGAATCAAATTGGATATCCACAAGCTTATGGCCAGTGGGGCCAGTGGTATGGAAATGCACAACAGATTGGCCAGTACATGCCTAACGGCTGGCAAGTACCTGCATATGGAATGTACGGCCAGGCCTGGAACCAGCAGGGGTTTAA CCAGACGCAGTCTTCCGCACCGTGGATGGGACCAAACTACGGCGTGCAGCCGCCTCCTGGCCAGAACGGCAGCATGTTACCCAGCCAGCCTGCGGGCTACCGAGTGGCCGGGTATGAAACCCAGTGA
- the TIA1 gene encoding cytotoxic granule associated RNA binding protein TIA1 isoform X18 — MDARVVKDMATGKSKGYGFVSFFNKWDAENAIQQMGGQWLGGRQIRTNWATRKPPAPKSTYESNTKQLSYDEVVNQSSPSNCTVYCGGVTSGLTEQLMRQTFSPFGQIMEIRVFPDKGYSFVRFNSHESAAHAIVSVNGTTIEGHVVKCYWGKETLDMINPVQQQNQIGYPQAYGQWGQWYGNAQQIGQYMPNGWQVPAYGMYGQAWNQQGFNQTQSSAPWMGPNYGVQPPPGQNGSMLPSQPAGYRVAGYETQ; from the exons AT GGACGCCCGAGTGGTAAAGGACATGGCTACAGGAAAATCGAAGGGATATGGCTTTGTCTCCTTTTTCAACAAATGG GATGCTGAAAACGCCATTCAGCAGATGGGTGGCCAGTGGCTTGGTGGAAGACAAATCAGAACTAACTGGGCAACCCGAAAGCCTCCAGCTCCAAAGAGTACATATGAGT cAAACACCAAACAGTTATCATATGATGAGGTTGTAAACCAGTCTAGTCCAAGCAATTGTACTGTGTACTGCGGAGGTGTTACTTCGGGGCTAACAG AACAACTAATGCGTCAAACTTTTTCACCATTTGGACAAATAATGGAAATTCGAGTCTTTCCAGATAAAGGATATTCATTTGTTCG GTTCAACTCCCATGAAAGTGCGGCACATGCAATTGTTTCTGTTAATGGAACCACCATTGAAGGCCATGTCGTGAAATGCTACTGGGGCAAAGAAACTCTTGACATGATCAATCCTGTGCAACAG CAGAATCAAATTGGATATCCACAAGCTTATGGCCAGTGGGGCCAGTGGTATGGAAATGCACAACAGATTGGCCAGTACATGCCTAACGGCTGGCAAGTACCTGCATATGGAATGTACGGCCAGGCCTGGAACCAGCAGGGGTTTAA CCAGACGCAGTCTTCCGCACCGTGGATGGGACCAAACTACGGCGTGCAGCCGCCTCCTGGCCAGAACGGCAGCATGTTACCCAGCCAGCCTGCGGGCTACCGAGTGGCCGGGTATGAAACCCAGTGA
- the TIA1 gene encoding cytotoxic granule associated RNA binding protein TIA1 isoform X19 — protein MDARVVKDMATGKSKGYGFVSFFNKWDAENAIQQMGGQWLGGRQIRTNWATRKPPAPKSTYESNTKQLSYDEVVNQSSPSNCTVYCGGVTSGLTEQLMRQTFSPFGQIMEIRVFPDKGYSFVRFNSHESAAHAIVSVNGTTIEGHVVKCYWGKETLDMINPVQQNQIGYPQAYGQWGQWYGNAQQIGQYMPNGWQVPAYGMYGQAWNQQGFNQTQSSAPWMGPNYGVQPPPGQNGSMLPSQPAGYRVAGYETQ, from the exons AT GGACGCCCGAGTGGTAAAGGACATGGCTACAGGAAAATCGAAGGGATATGGCTTTGTCTCCTTTTTCAACAAATGG GATGCTGAAAACGCCATTCAGCAGATGGGTGGCCAGTGGCTTGGTGGAAGACAAATCAGAACTAACTGGGCAACCCGAAAGCCTCCAGCTCCAAAGAGTACATATGAGT cAAACACCAAACAGTTATCATATGATGAGGTTGTAAACCAGTCTAGTCCAAGCAATTGTACTGTGTACTGCGGAGGTGTTACTTCGGGGCTAACAG AACAACTAATGCGTCAAACTTTTTCACCATTTGGACAAATAATGGAAATTCGAGTCTTTCCAGATAAAGGATATTCATTTGTTCG GTTCAACTCCCATGAAAGTGCGGCACATGCAATTGTTTCTGTTAATGGAACCACCATTGAAGGCCATGTCGTGAAATGCTACTGGGGCAAAGAAACTCTTGACATGATCAATCCTGTGCAACAG AATCAAATTGGATATCCACAAGCTTATGGCCAGTGGGGCCAGTGGTATGGAAATGCACAACAGATTGGCCAGTACATGCCTAACGGCTGGCAAGTACCTGCATATGGAATGTACGGCCAGGCCTGGAACCAGCAGGGGTTTAA CCAGACGCAGTCTTCCGCACCGTGGATGGGACCAAACTACGGCGTGCAGCCGCCTCCTGGCCAGAACGGCAGCATGTTACCCAGCCAGCCTGCGGGCTACCGAGTGGCCGGGTATGAAACCCAGTGA